GAAGGAAGCTTTGACCGGGCTCGTGAGCTGTAAGGTCTCCTGTGGTCCTGTCTACCGAAGGAGAAGCTCTTCCCTCTGGAGGTCTTGTAGGGGCGGAAGGACGGCCTTCCCAGCTTCTTGGTTCTATGCATTTCATCACATTTCTTCACAATGTCGAAAGGGAAGAGTTTGTCAGTACCGACTTCACACTCCCATTTACAGAGTTCTGCAAGAGCAGTGTCATTGACGTGAACACGTGCCACCTCCTTTCGTAACTGGTTGGTGTAATTGAAGGCGGAGATTAGTAGCCTAAGGCAATCATTTAAACCTTCCAGGTAAAAATTCactgccttccctttcctttcccccacgTCACTAACGCACTGAGTAATGGGAACAAGCGCTTTCAGTAACAGTCCATTAATATGGGTTAGTCGAGCATCCACAAGTTTACCTCCCGTATTCATTGCTTTGACAATGGGAGGGTTAGTCTCTGGAACTTTCATATTGGGCACATTGCTGGGTATTTTAATCCTATTAGTGGTTGATTTTACAATGTCGGCCACAGGACGACGCCTCAGGCTGGCATTGACTATTGATGCAAGTGAATCAGAAATTGGTTCACCTTTTGCTTCCTCGCCCAAAAAATTGTCAGACAATTCACTCAACGCTTGGAGGAAGTCTGCGTCATCACCAGAGGTAGCGGGTTGGCTACCGGAAAAAGAGGGGGAGATAGTGTCTAATCCATCTAGGGGGTCTGGATCATCTCTCTCAGACTCTTCACCGTCCTCATTATCAGAAGGGGACAATTCATGACAGCCACCATAATCTACCGGTGAAGGCGAAGCACTGCGTGTAATGCGGTTGTCTAGTTTTTCAACTAAACCACTCAACAGATTGGTGAGAATATCAAATTTCTTGTCTGAAGCAGAAGGATCCTCGTCCGAACAGGGTTGACTGACGAATGATTGTAGACTGCCAGGCGGTTGTTGATTGCCGGACGGTTGTTGACTGCCAGACGGTTGTTGACTGCCGGACGGTTGTTGTGGTTTGGAAGCACAAAGACGCTTGACGGACGACCCATCAAAACCAACAGCAGTCCTCTTATTGTCCTTCCTTAAccggtcatcatcatcacgccTGGGCCGTGAACTGTCCCGTGagacagatgaggaggaggaagcacgcCTTGGCGTGTCCTGGCTGGCCTGGGAAGCACGCCGTGGCGTGTCCTGGCTGGGCTGGGGTGCACGCCGTGGCGTGTCCTGGCTGGGCTTGGATGCACGCCGTGGCGTGTCCTGGCTGGGCTTGGGGGTTCCTGCCCGACTGAGGCCTCGGTCCGCCATGGCTGGACACGAACCAATGAAGATGAAGCCAAGTAAAACTGCAGCAAACACACCGCGGCTCCCGCCTAGAACAACCCAGGTGGCGGGTGGTGAACGGTAGGTCGTGAGCGGAGGAGAGGTGTGGACTGGACGAGCGCGCGCTGTCGACTGGCTTGCTGCGTCCGCTACTGGCATCTCATTGCCTACCTCGTGACGCAGTTAAC
This window of the Scylla paramamosain isolate STU-SP2022 chromosome 1, ASM3559412v1, whole genome shotgun sequence genome carries:
- the LOC135101573 gene encoding uncharacterized protein LOC135101573; the encoded protein is MPVADAASQSTARARPVHTSPPLTTYRSPPATWVVLGGSRGVFAAVLLGFIFIGSCPAMADRGLSRAGTPKPSQDTPRRASKPSQDTPRRAPQPSQDTPRRASQASQDTPRRASSSSSVSRDSSRPRRDDDDRLRKDNKRTAVGFDGSSVKRLCASKPQQPSGSQQPSGSQQPSGNQQPPGSLQSFVSQPCSDEDPSASDKKFDILTNLLSGLVEKLDNRITRSASPSPVDYGGCHELSPSDNEDGEESERDDPDPLDGLDTISPSFSGSQPATSGDDADFLQALSELSDNFLGEEAKGEPISDSLASIVNASLRRRPVADIVKSTTNRIKIPSNVPNMKVPETNPPIVKAMNTGGKLVDARLTHINGLLLKALVPITQCVSDVGERKGKAVNFYLEGLNDCLRLLISAFNYTNQLRKEVARVHVNDTALAELCKWECEVGTDKLFPFDIVKKCDEMHRTKKLGRPSFRPYKTSRGKSFSFGRQDHRRPYSSRARSKLPSRPFLGLRQSYGRRTQPYKLPQ